GGTGAACATGTCCCATCACCCCAAACTCGTACTTTGAGGATTCGGGCGGAGGAATGGCGTGACCGTGGAACACCCATATCTCACCTAAGGAGGTGCCCCTAGGCCCCCTGCCCTCACACGAATCTCCTACCACGCTCACTATACCACCGTCATGATTTCCAACTGTGAGGATGATCCTTGGAAAGGCAGCAGAGATTTTCTCGAGGAACTTCCTCACCCTGAATCCAGAAGAGAGGCCGATAGAGTGCTTCAAATCTCCAGCTATGACCAGACCATCAGCTGGTCCTAGGGAGAGGAGCCTCCTAGCTAGGTGCCCGGTTCTATCAGGTATGTAGATCCCCTCCTTGGTGAGCTCCAGTTCGAATCCTAAATGGAGATCGGCTATGAGGATCCACCTTTTCCCATCAACCTTTATCTCTAGGGCCGGGCTTCCCCATATGGGTTCCATCGTGGAGGGGTGTAATGAGGGACTTAAAAGGTATGGGATAATGAGCCAGCTACCGTGGGGCAGCGCGCTCAAGGCGCTCAAATCTGCCTTGAAGGGCGGGGTCGAGAAGCACATCTTCAAGCCCAGTGGCAGGTACGTGTACGTGGTCAAGGGACCAACAGGTCCTCACTTGGTTATGGGAGATCTGGCATGCTCCTGTTTGGACTACTATCTGAACGTCGTAATCAGGGGTAAGAGGAAACTGTGCTATCACATAGCTGCAGCCATCATATCGGAGGAAGAGGGAACTTTCATGGTTATAGAGCACAGAGATCCGGAATTCATTGGGATAATTAAGGGAGTGATCTCCTCTGAGGGTCTGGGTTCAGACCCGTAATCGTTGAAAGGCGAA
Above is a window of Thermoproteota archaeon DNA encoding:
- a CDS encoding metallophosphoesterase, which gives rise to MEPIWGSPALEIKVDGKRWILIADLHLGFELELTKEGIYIPDRTGHLARRLLSLGPADGLVIAGDLKHSIGLSSGFRVRKFLEKISAAFPRIILTVGNHDGGIVSVVGDSCEGRGPRGTSLGEIWVFHGHAIPPPESSKYEFGVMGHVH